One bacterium genomic window carries:
- a CDS encoding phosphoribosylanthranilate isomerase translates to MVRVKICGIRRLPDALAAAEAGADAIGLNFWRPGRRYVAPEVARQIARALPPFVCKVGVFVDEDPDRVREIADRVGLDALQLHGVEAPEMCAGFDLPVIKGIRVRGPESLAGLARYRVAGFLLDAHVPGATAPGGTGRTFDWSLAERARDAGPIILSGGLTPDNVEDAIRRARPYAVDVASGVETDGEKDPAKIRAFIARVQAWNSEHEMGEVRR, encoded by the coding sequence GTGGTCCGCGTCAAGATCTGCGGTATCCGCCGTCTTCCCGACGCGCTCGCCGCGGCGGAGGCCGGCGCGGACGCGATCGGCCTGAACTTCTGGCGGCCGGGCCGGAGGTACGTGGCGCCCGAGGTGGCGCGCCAGATCGCGCGGGCCCTGCCTCCGTTCGTCTGCAAGGTCGGCGTGTTCGTCGACGAGGATCCGGACAGGGTCCGCGAGATCGCCGATCGGGTTGGCCTCGACGCGCTGCAGCTGCACGGCGTAGAGGCGCCCGAGATGTGCGCCGGCTTCGACCTGCCGGTGATCAAGGGCATCCGGGTTCGCGGCCCAGAGAGCCTCGCCGGACTGGCGCGCTACCGCGTCGCGGGGTTTCTGCTCGACGCGCACGTGCCCGGTGCCACGGCGCCCGGCGGCACGGGACGGACCTTCGATTGGAGCCTCGCCGAGCGCGCCCGCGACGCGGGGCCGATCATCCTCTCGGGCGGCCTGACCCCGGACAACGTCGAGGACGCGATTCGTCGGGCGCGGCCCTACGCGGTCGACGTCGCGTCCGGCGTCGAGACGGACGGCGAGAAGGATCCGGCCAAGATCCGCGCGTTCATCGCGCGCGTGCAGGCCTGGAACTCCGAGCACGAGATGGGGGAGGTACGGCGATGA
- the trpC gene encoding indole-3-glycerol phosphate synthase TrpC — protein sequence MGVLDRIVAHKREELAGRTRQTPLAEMRRRAADAPPARPFHQVLISSWPASPPLGGPPALRGPDGGAAGVRLIAEVKGSSPSAGTIRAEFDPVAIARTYAAAGAAAVSVLTDARFFAGADDHLTRVRAAVDVPVLRKDFTVDPYQVYEARAIGADAVLLIVAVLDRGVLADLASLAADLGMAALIEAHTEAEVAAALAVRAALLGLNNRNLDTLETSLEVTRRLRPLVPAGVTVVAESGIEERQDVEEMDRLGVHAVLVGTALMRSPDPGARVRELLGVPAHPARSERRGA from the coding sequence ATGGGCGTGCTCGATCGAATCGTCGCGCACAAGCGCGAGGAACTGGCCGGCCGCACGCGGCAGACGCCGCTCGCGGAGATGCGCAGGCGGGCCGCCGACGCCCCGCCTGCGCGGCCGTTCCATCAGGTTTTGATTTCATCGTGGCCGGCGAGTCCGCCGTTAGGCGGTCCGCCGGCGCTCCGCGGGCCGGACGGAGGGGCCGCGGGGGTCCGGCTGATCGCGGAGGTCAAAGGATCGTCGCCGTCCGCCGGCACGATCCGCGCCGAGTTCGATCCCGTCGCGATCGCCCGGACGTACGCGGCGGCGGGGGCTGCGGCGGTCTCCGTGCTGACCGACGCGCGGTTCTTTGCGGGCGCCGACGACCACCTGACCCGCGTGCGGGCGGCGGTCGACGTGCCGGTCTTACGGAAGGACTTCACGGTCGATCCCTATCAGGTCTACGAGGCGCGCGCGATCGGCGCCGACGCCGTACTGTTGATCGTCGCGGTGCTGGACCGCGGTGTGCTGGCCGACCTCGCATCGCTCGCCGCGGACCTCGGCATGGCGGCGCTCATCGAGGCGCACACCGAGGCGGAGGTGGCCGCGGCGCTCGCGGTCCGCGCCGCGCTCCTCGGCCTCAACAACCGCAATCTGGACACGCTCGAGACCTCGCTTGAGGTCACCCGGCGCCTGCGGCCCCTCGTGCCGGCCGGCGTGACCGTCGTGGCCGAGAGCGGCATCGAGGAACGGCAGGACGTCGAGGAGATGGACAGGCTCGGCGTCCACGCGGTGCTGGTGGGCACGGCGCTGATGCGGTCCCCCGACCCCGGCGCGCGCGTTCGTGAGTTGTTGGGAGTTCCCGCGCACCCGGCACGGAGCGAACGGCGCGGAGCGTAG
- the trpB gene encoding tryptophan synthase subunit beta, giving the protein MTAPAQAEARTATGWFGDYGGRFVPETLVPALEELEAAYAAAQRDPAYAAEMDRLLPTFCGRPTPLYFARRLTETMGGARIYLKREDLLHTGAHKINNAIGQVLLAHRMGKRRIIAETGAGQHGVATATAAASFGLPCEVYMGTEDMERQALNVFRMRLLGTRVIPVDNGSRTLKDAINEALRDWVTNVATTHYVIGSVVGPHPYPMLVRDLQSVIGREARLQMMSVEGRLPDAVVACVGGGSNSMGTFHPFKDDAGVALIGVEAAGEGVASGRHAATLVAGAPGVLHGAMSYVIQDAQGQVLPTHSISAGLDYPGVGPEHSYFKDTGRARYVAVTDKEALEGFHMLCRMEGIIPALESSHAIAYLKTLAPQLGRDKTILVCLSGRGDKDVDTVAKAMGEELRG; this is encoded by the coding sequence ATGACGGCACCGGCGCAGGCAGAAGCGCGAACCGCCACGGGCTGGTTCGGCGACTACGGCGGCCGGTTCGTGCCGGAGACGCTCGTGCCGGCGCTTGAGGAGCTGGAGGCCGCCTACGCGGCGGCGCAGCGCGATCCCGCCTACGCCGCGGAGATGGACCGGCTGCTGCCGACCTTCTGCGGCCGTCCGACGCCGCTGTACTTCGCCCGGCGGCTGACCGAGACGATGGGCGGCGCGCGGATCTACCTCAAGCGCGAAGACCTCCTGCATACCGGCGCGCACAAGATCAACAACGCGATCGGGCAGGTGCTGCTGGCGCACCGCATGGGCAAGCGGCGCATCATCGCCGAGACGGGGGCGGGCCAGCACGGCGTGGCGACGGCCACCGCGGCCGCGTCGTTCGGGCTGCCGTGCGAGGTCTACATGGGTACCGAAGACATGGAGCGCCAGGCCCTCAACGTCTTCCGCATGCGCCTCCTCGGCACGCGGGTCATCCCGGTCGACAACGGCAGCCGCACCCTGAAAGACGCGATCAACGAGGCGCTCCGCGACTGGGTGACCAACGTTGCGACCACGCACTACGTCATCGGTTCGGTCGTCGGCCCGCATCCGTATCCGATGCTGGTGCGCGATCTGCAGTCGGTGATCGGCCGCGAGGCCCGGCTGCAGATGATGTCGGTCGAGGGGCGGCTGCCCGACGCGGTCGTCGCCTGCGTCGGGGGCGGCAGCAATTCCATGGGCACGTTTCATCCATTCAAAGACGATGCCGGCGTGGCGCTCATCGGCGTCGAGGCGGCCGGGGAGGGCGTTGCCTCGGGCCGGCACGCCGCCACCCTTGTCGCCGGTGCCCCCGGCGTGCTGCACGGGGCGATGAGCTATGTGATCCAGGACGCGCAGGGCCAGGTGCTGCCGACCCACTCGATCTCCGCCGGGCTCGACTATCCCGGCGTCGGTCCGGAGCACTCGTACTTCAAGGACACCGGGCGCGCGCGGTACGTCGCGGTCACGGACAAGGAGGCGCTCGAGGGCTTCCATATGCTGTGCCGCATGGAGGGGATCATTCCGGCGCTCGAGTCGTCCCACGCGATCGCGTACCTCAAGACGCTGGCGCCGCAGCTGGGCCGCGATAAGACCATTCTCGTGTGCCTGAGCGGGCGCGGGGACAAGGACGTCGATACGGTCGCGAAGGCGATGGGCGAGGAACTCCGCGGGTGA
- the trpD gene encoding anthranilate phosphoribosyltransferase: MPLRPAIAKVAARESLTEAEAHAAMGLIMDGEATPAQIAAFITGLAMRGETVEEITGFARAIREHAVTIAPRADHLVDIVGTGGDRLNTFNISTTSAFVIAGAGGHVAKHGNRAASSKSGAADVLEALGINLEAPPEVVQACVEEVGFGFLFAPRFHPAFKHAMPPRREIGIRTVFNILGPLTNPAGARRYLQGVPSPAHTELMGRVLAQLGADRAFVVHGLDGMDEISLCAPTQMTEVEGGTVRTSTITPEQFGLKRAALEDLRGGSPQENAAIALAILNGDERGPRRDIVILNAGVALVAAGVAEDIADGMARASQSIDSGQAYERLEALRLRTKFG; encoded by the coding sequence ATGCCCCTGCGTCCCGCGATCGCGAAAGTCGCCGCCCGCGAATCGCTGACCGAGGCAGAAGCGCACGCCGCGATGGGCCTCATCATGGACGGCGAGGCCACCCCCGCCCAGATCGCCGCGTTTATCACCGGGCTCGCGATGCGCGGCGAGACGGTCGAAGAGATCACGGGGTTCGCCCGCGCGATCCGGGAACACGCCGTGACCATCGCGCCGCGGGCCGACCATCTGGTGGACATCGTCGGCACCGGCGGCGACCGCCTCAACACGTTCAACATCTCGACGACGTCCGCGTTCGTGATCGCCGGCGCCGGCGGCCACGTGGCCAAGCACGGCAACCGCGCCGCGAGCAGCAAGAGCGGCGCCGCCGACGTGCTCGAGGCGCTCGGGATCAACCTCGAAGCCCCGCCCGAGGTCGTGCAGGCCTGCGTCGAGGAGGTCGGGTTCGGCTTCCTGTTTGCGCCGCGGTTTCACCCCGCGTTCAAGCACGCCATGCCGCCGCGCCGCGAGATCGGCATCCGCACCGTCTTCAACATCCTCGGCCCGTTGACCAACCCCGCGGGCGCCCGGCGCTATCTGCAGGGCGTGCCGAGCCCGGCGCACACCGAGTTGATGGGCCGGGTGCTCGCCCAACTGGGCGCCGACCGCGCGTTCGTCGTGCACGGTCTCGACGGCATGGACGAGATCTCGCTGTGCGCGCCGACCCAGATGACCGAGGTCGAGGGCGGGACGGTGCGGACCTCCACGATCACGCCCGAACAGTTCGGGCTCAAGCGCGCCGCGCTCGAGGACCTGCGCGGCGGCTCCCCCCAAGAAAACGCGGCGATCGCGCTCGCGATTTTGAACGGTGACGAGCGCGGGCCGCGGCGCGACATCGTGATCCTCAACGCCGGCGTCGCGCTGGTCGCGGCCGGCGTCGCGGAGGACATCGCGGACGGCATGGCGCGCGCTTCCCAGAGCATCGACTCGGGGCAGGCCTACGAGCGGCTCGAGGCGCTGCGCCTCAGGACGAAGTTCGGGTAG
- the trpS gene encoding tryptophan--tRNA ligase — protein MAETQRAQTFVRRRILTGDRPTGRMHLGHYVGSLENRLRLQDEYECFFIVADYHVLTTGAERAREIGGHIQDLLLDYLSIGIDPERSTIYVQSFVPEVAVLHLIFSMLTTVPRLQRVPTLKEVMRDQQIETATAGLLTYPVLQAADILMVRADAVPVGKDQSSHLEVTREIARRFNELYGPVFPEPETIIGRVGTLVGTDGQAKMSKSIGNTIDLADDAETVRRKVMSMYTDPTRIHPTDPGHVEGNPVFIYHDAFNKDKAEVEELKERYRKGTVGDVEVKKRLVRAINEFLEPIRERRAKWAAQPDRVREIAIEGSRVARREAQATLTLALERMGMDYFREARDGAGAAAPSGAAASRAGDARAARGPTRGPQPCNSSGLAPDGGTGEDE, from the coding sequence ATGGCAGAGACGCAGAGGGCACAGACATTCGTCCGGCGACGCATCCTCACGGGCGACCGGCCGACCGGCCGGATGCATCTCGGCCACTACGTCGGCTCGCTCGAGAACCGGCTGCGGCTCCAGGACGAATACGAGTGCTTTTTCATCGTCGCCGACTACCACGTGCTGACGACCGGCGCAGAGCGGGCCCGGGAGATCGGCGGGCACATTCAGGACCTCCTGCTCGACTATCTCAGCATCGGGATCGACCCGGAGCGGAGTACGATCTACGTGCAGTCGTTCGTGCCGGAGGTCGCGGTGCTGCATCTCATTTTCTCGATGCTGACGACGGTCCCGCGCCTCCAGCGCGTGCCGACGCTGAAGGAGGTCATGCGCGACCAGCAGATCGAGACGGCGACCGCCGGCCTGCTGACGTATCCGGTGCTGCAGGCCGCGGACATCCTGATGGTCCGCGCCGACGCGGTGCCGGTCGGCAAGGATCAGTCGAGCCACCTCGAGGTCACGCGTGAGATCGCGCGGCGATTCAACGAGCTGTACGGTCCGGTCTTTCCGGAGCCGGAGACGATCATCGGACGGGTCGGGACGCTGGTCGGCACGGACGGGCAGGCCAAGATGAGCAAGTCGATCGGCAACACGATCGATCTGGCGGACGACGCCGAGACGGTGCGGCGCAAGGTCATGAGCATGTACACGGACCCCACCCGCATCCATCCGACCGACCCGGGGCACGTCGAGGGCAACCCCGTGTTCATCTACCACGACGCGTTCAACAAGGACAAGGCCGAGGTCGAGGAGCTCAAGGAGCGCTACCGCAAGGGCACCGTGGGCGACGTCGAGGTCAAGAAGCGTCTCGTCCGCGCGATCAACGAGTTCCTCGAGCCGATCCGGGAGCGCCGGGCGAAGTGGGCGGCGCAGCCGGATCGCGTGCGCGAGATCGCCATCGAGGGCAGCCGCGTGGCGCGCCGCGAGGCGCAGGCGACGCTCACGCTCGCGCTCGAGCGGATGGGGATGGACTACTTCCGCGAGGCGCGCGACGGCGCGGGCGCGGCGGCTCCGAGTGGTGCGGCGGCCTCTCGCGCCGGCGACGCCCGTGCAGCCCGCGGGCCGACACGCGGCCCGCAACCATGTAATTCAAGCGGGCTAGCCCCCGACGGGGGAACGGGCGAGGATGAGTGA
- a CDS encoding aminodeoxychorismate/anthranilate synthase component II — protein sequence MILVIDNYDSFTYNLVQYLGELGETLDVRRNDAVTVDEIAALAPEAIVVSPGPCTPAEAGVSAPLIASLAGRVPILGVCLGHQCIGAACGGVVVRGRAPVHGKTARIYHDGRTIFTGVPAPITGTRYHSLVIDPERLPDSLEVSARTDDGVIMGVRHRTAIVEGVQFHPESVLTEYGHAILRNFLAIARGQTPPGLAGTLPPAPAASGRAAPAEAAVAGRG from the coding sequence ATGATTCTGGTCATCGACAACTATGACTCGTTCACGTACAACCTCGTGCAGTACCTCGGGGAGCTCGGCGAGACGCTCGACGTCCGCCGCAACGACGCGGTGACAGTAGACGAGATCGCGGCCCTCGCCCCCGAGGCGATCGTGGTCTCGCCCGGGCCGTGCACCCCCGCGGAGGCCGGCGTGAGCGCGCCGCTGATCGCATCACTCGCCGGGCGGGTGCCGATCCTCGGCGTCTGCCTCGGACACCAGTGCATCGGGGCGGCCTGCGGCGGGGTCGTCGTGCGCGGCCGGGCGCCGGTGCACGGCAAGACGGCGCGCATCTACCACGACGGGCGCACGATCTTCACCGGCGTGCCGGCGCCGATCACCGGCACGCGGTACCATTCGCTCGTCATCGATCCCGAGCGGCTGCCCGATTCGCTCGAGGTCTCCGCGCGCACCGACGACGGCGTCATCATGGGCGTGCGGCACCGCACGGCGATCGTCGAAGGCGTGCAGTTCCACCCGGAGTCGGTGCTGACCGAGTACGGCCACGCGATTCTCCGCAACTTCCTGGCCATCGCCCGCGGCCAGACCCCGCCGGGGCTCGCGGGGACGCTGCCGCCGGCGCCCGCCGCGTCCGGCAGGGCGGCGCCCGCCGAAGCCGCCGTCGCCGGCCGGGGGTAG
- the trpE gene encoding anthranilate synthase component I, with protein sequence MSAVTLAPTVTEFDRRAREGNLVPVSCEIMADLDTPISAFLRIRHLPYPFLLESAEGSEKIARYSFLGASPRLVLRAFRDRVEIHEGGGDDIGAGDRSAGTVRRVQQHPLEAARDVLARYRPVADPTLPRFYGGLVGYFGYDLIRTIERLPHQPPDDYGLPIMHLALADTVVVFDHVRHRIRIVANACVDGGAERAYHEAQRRIEQWIELLRAPMPEVPAAGPYPPLRLRSNMTRERYLAGVERCREYVHAGDAFQIVFSQRFAADVGELDPFAAYRAVRAINPSPFMFYLGGDDATLVGASPELFVRLEGDRIQMRPIAGTRRRGLDEAEDRQLEQEMLGSEKERAEHVMLVDLTRNDIGRVARYGTVRVPELMTVERYSHVMHIVSLVEGRLREGLDAFDVLRAVFPHGTVSGAPKVRAMEILDELEPTTRGPYAGAVGYAGFGGALDTCIAIRTLALRNGVAYVQAGGGIVADSEPAAEYDETVNKAKVLIRAIEMARRGL encoded by the coding sequence GTGAGCGCCGTGACCCTCGCCCCGACCGTCACCGAGTTCGACCGCCGGGCCCGGGAAGGCAACCTCGTGCCCGTGTCGTGCGAGATCATGGCGGACCTCGACACGCCGATCTCTGCGTTCCTCCGGATCCGGCATCTGCCGTACCCGTTTCTGCTAGAAAGCGCGGAGGGCAGCGAGAAGATCGCCCGCTACTCGTTCCTCGGCGCCTCCCCGCGGCTCGTGCTGCGCGCGTTCCGGGATCGCGTGGAGATCCACGAGGGCGGCGGTGACGACATCGGTGCCGGCGACAGGTCCGCCGGCACCGTCCGGCGCGTCCAGCAGCATCCGCTTGAGGCGGCGCGCGACGTGCTGGCGCGATACCGTCCGGTCGCCGACCCCACGCTCCCGCGATTTTACGGGGGCCTGGTAGGGTATTTCGGATACGATCTCATCCGCACGATCGAACGCCTGCCGCACCAACCTCCCGACGATTACGGCCTGCCGATCATGCACCTCGCCCTCGCCGACACCGTCGTGGTCTTCGACCACGTCCGCCACCGCATCCGCATCGTGGCGAACGCCTGCGTCGACGGCGGCGCCGAGCGGGCCTACCATGAGGCGCAGCGGCGGATCGAGCAGTGGATCGAGTTGCTGCGCGCGCCGATGCCGGAGGTGCCGGCCGCCGGCCCCTATCCGCCGCTCCGTCTGCGCTCCAACATGACGCGCGAGCGCTACCTCGCCGGCGTCGAGCGGTGCCGGGAGTACGTCCACGCCGGGGACGCGTTCCAGATCGTGTTCTCGCAGCGGTTCGCGGCCGACGTGGGCGAACTCGACCCGTTCGCGGCGTACCGCGCCGTGCGCGCCATCAACCCGTCGCCCTTCATGTTCTATCTCGGCGGCGACGACGCCACGCTCGTCGGGGCGTCCCCGGAGCTGTTCGTGCGGCTCGAGGGCGATCGGATCCAGATGCGGCCGATCGCCGGCACCCGGCGCCGCGGCCTCGACGAGGCCGAGGACCGGCAGTTGGAGCAGGAGATGCTCGGCAGCGAGAAGGAGCGCGCCGAGCATGTGATGCTGGTCGACCTGACCCGCAACGACATCGGGCGTGTCGCCCGCTACGGCACGGTGCGGGTGCCGGAGCTCATGACGGTGGAACGCTACTCGCACGTCATGCACATCGTCAGCCTGGTCGAGGGCCGTCTCCGCGAGGGGCTCGACGCGTTCGACGTGCTGCGCGCGGTGTTTCCGCACGGCACCGTCAGCGGCGCCCCGAAGGTCCGCGCGATGGAGATCCTCGACGAACTGGAGCCGACGACGCGCGGGCCCTACGCCGGGGCGGTCGGGTACGCCGGGTTCGGCGGGGCGCTGGACACGTGCATCGCGATCCGCACGCTGGCGCTGCGCAACGGTGTGGCCTACGTCCAGGCCGGCGGCGGCATCGTCGCCGACTCGGAGCCGGCCGCGGAATACGACGAAACGGTGAACAAGGCCAAAGTGCTGATCCGCGCCATCGAGATGGCGCGGCGCGGGCTGTAG
- a CDS encoding prephenate dehydrogenase/arogenate dehydrogenase family protein, with translation MASFARAAIIGVGLIGGSLGMAMRKRRLAREVIGVARVPETIGAARARGAIDRGTTDPVDGVAGADLVVLATPPELVVPMARQVLPYLAAGAIVTDVASVKGGIVREIESALETGRGVAFVGGHPMAGNEGRGVEAASDELFEGSVYLITRTPRTDGAAAERIAALARSLGARPMIVDPDAHDRAVARVSHLPYLLAAALMGAAGSETAAAGPSFLGATRVAGSPVSMWAQICRLNRREIIDALRAFRGRLDRLERALADGADLEALLEEARAARLKLSPQSEPGCPVPRAAGSRSDRP, from the coding sequence ATGGCGTCGTTCGCCCGGGCGGCCATTATCGGCGTGGGCCTCATCGGAGGCTCCCTCGGGATGGCCATGCGCAAGCGGCGCCTCGCGCGTGAGGTGATCGGCGTCGCGCGCGTGCCGGAGACGATCGGCGCGGCCCGGGCGCGCGGCGCGATCGACCGCGGCACGACCGATCCCGTGGACGGCGTGGCCGGCGCCGACCTCGTGGTGCTGGCGACGCCGCCGGAGCTCGTCGTGCCGATGGCGCGGCAGGTGCTGCCGTACCTCGCCGCCGGCGCCATCGTCACAGACGTGGCGAGCGTCAAGGGCGGCATCGTGCGGGAGATCGAATCGGCGCTCGAGACCGGCCGGGGCGTCGCCTTCGTCGGCGGCCACCCGATGGCCGGCAACGAGGGGCGCGGCGTCGAGGCCGCGTCCGACGAGTTGTTCGAAGGCTCGGTGTATCTGATTACCCGGACGCCGCGCACCGATGGCGCGGCCGCGGAGCGCATCGCTGCGCTGGCGCGCTCGCTCGGCGCCCGGCCGATGATCGTGGATCCCGACGCCCACGATCGGGCCGTCGCCCGGGTCAGCCACCTGCCGTATCTGCTGGCCGCGGCGCTGATGGGCGCGGCCGGCTCGGAGACCGCCGCCGCGGGGCCGTCGTTCCTCGGCGCGACGCGCGTCGCGGGCAGCCCCGTGTCGATGTGGGCGCAGATCTGCCGGCTCAACCGGCGGGAGATCATCGACGCGCTGCGCGCCTTTCGGGGCCGGCTGGACCGGCTCGAGCGGGCGCTCGCGGACGGCGCCGATCTCGAAGCGCTGCTCGAGGAGGCCCGCGCGGCGCGGCTCAAACTGTCGCCGCAGAGCGAGCCCGGGTGCCCCGTGCCCCGCGCGGCCGGGTCGCGGAGCGACCGGCCGTGA